A single region of the Caldilineales bacterium genome encodes:
- a CDS encoding MFS transporter — MKPASQPAAIRQAQTWAYFLSFIALGLAAAVLGPTLPGLAQQTGSQIGQIGILFTAQALGNMISSFVSGRLLDRFPAHPLIAVQLLSIAIMLALTPFAGRLVWLAAIMFVMGAGMGTLDVSGNALLAWIWRQDVAPKLNALHFFFGLGALIAPLVAAQTITRTSAIAPTYWLLAACVLPLAFIFLRLASPAHDHAAGQSAAAPPPLLPLLALVAVFFFYVGAELSFGGWIYTYAVETGLATAAAAGYLTSLYWGALTLGRLLTIPIANRIRPRYLLMVDIAGMFASLGLLAVGAGAPTLVWLAAFGMGLAAANVFPTLISMAGHNMSLTGSTTRWFLIGSSLGSITIPYLVGQLFARTGPGMMVVCLGLCVFAMTLCFGMFLWSVNPGRRPLPASS; from the coding sequence ATGAAACCAGCTTCTCAGCCCGCCGCCATTCGCCAGGCACAGACCTGGGCCTACTTCCTCTCCTTCATCGCCCTCGGTCTGGCGGCGGCGGTGCTGGGGCCAACCTTGCCCGGCCTGGCCCAGCAGACGGGGTCGCAGATCGGGCAGATCGGCATCCTGTTCACGGCCCAGGCCCTGGGCAACATGATCAGTTCGTTCGTCAGCGGGCGTCTTCTCGACCGCTTCCCCGCCCATCCCCTCATCGCCGTTCAGCTGCTGTCGATAGCGATCATGCTCGCCCTGACGCCGTTCGCCGGCCGGCTGGTCTGGCTGGCGGCGATCATGTTCGTCATGGGCGCCGGCATGGGCACGCTGGATGTGAGCGGCAACGCCCTGCTGGCGTGGATTTGGCGGCAGGATGTGGCGCCCAAGCTGAACGCCCTCCACTTCTTCTTTGGGCTGGGCGCGTTGATCGCACCCCTCGTCGCCGCCCAGACGATCACCCGCACCAGCGCCATCGCCCCCACCTACTGGCTGCTGGCCGCCTGCGTCCTCCCGCTCGCCTTCATCTTTCTCCGCCTGGCCAGCCCGGCCCACGATCACGCCGCCGGGCAGTCGGCCGCAGCCCCGCCGCCGTTGCTACCCCTGCTCGCACTCGTTGCCGTCTTCTTCTTCTATGTCGGAGCCGAGCTGAGCTTTGGCGGCTGGATCTACACCTACGCCGTCGAAACCGGCCTGGCCACGGCCGCCGCTGCCGGCTATCTGACCTCGCTCTATTGGGGGGCGCTGACCCTGGGCCGCCTGCTCACCATCCCCATCGCCAACCGGATCCGGCCGCGCTACCTGCTCATGGTCGACATCGCCGGCATGTTCGCTTCGCTCGGCCTGCTGGCAGTCGGGGCCGGCGCACCCACCCTGGTCTGGCTGGCCGCGTTTGGCATGGGCCTGGCGGCGGCCAACGTCTTCCCCACCCTCATCAGCATGGCCGGACACAACATGTCCCTCACCGGCAGCACCACGCGTTGGTTTCTGATCGGCTCCAGCCTCGGCAGCATCACCATCCCCTATCTGGTCGGGCAGCTCTTCGCGCGCACCGGACCGGGCATGATGGTGGTGTGCCTCGGCCTGTGTGTGTTTGCCATGACCCTCTGCTTTGGCATGTTCTTGTGGTCGGTCAATCCCGGCCGTCGCCCCCTTCCTGCTTCCAGTTGA